GACACCATGAATACCGGCTCTATTCCGGATGTGGTTTGTGTACAAATACTTACGCTTCCGGTTGGCGCAATGGTCAGCATAGAAATATTGCGCCGGCCCACCCGGACCATTTTTTCGTAAAGATTGGGCGCATTTTCTTTGATGCGAAGAATAAAAGGATTGTTCTTTTCGCGTTCGGGATCGTAAAGCGGAAAACTGCCGCGTTTTTCGGCCAGGTTTACAGAGCTGCTGTACACTTCTAAAGCCAGCAAGCGGTGTACCTGAACAGAAAAATTAATGGCATCTTCCGAACCGTAACGAAAACCTAATGCCGCCAGCATATCGCCTTCAGCGGTGATACCAATTCCGGTACGACGTCCCTGGAGTGATTTTTCACGAATTTTTTCCCATAGCCGACGTTCGGTATATTTGATTTCTTCCGACTCCGGATCGGCATCAATTTTGGCCAGAATAGCATCTACCTTTTCCACTTCCAGATCCACAATATCATCCATCATCCGGTGGGCAATGTGTACGTGTTTACTGAATAAATCCCCGTTGAAGTAAGCTTTGTCAGTAAATGGATTTTCCACATAACTGTACAGATTTATGGCTAACAACCGGCAGGAATCGTAAGGACACAGAGGAATTTCGCCACAAGGATTGGTAGAAACCGTTTTAAAACCTTTGTCGGCATAACAATCGGGAATGGATTCGCGGATCACTGTGTCCCAGAAAAGAATTCCGGGTTCGGCTGATGCCCAGGCATTGTGAACGATTTTGTCCCACAGTTTTTTGGCATCAATTTCTTTTTTGTATTTAGGATTGGGCGAATCGATCGGATACTGTTGAATATAGGTAGTGCCGTTTTTTACAGCCTGCATGAATTCGTCATCCAGCTTTACCGAGATATTGGCTCCGGTTACTTTTCCCTGTTCCATTTTGGCATCGATAAAATCCTCGGCATCCGGGTGTTTAATGCCGATGCTCAGCATCAGGGCTCCCCGGCGGCCATCCTGGGCTACTTCGCGGGTAGAATTCGAATATCGTTCCATAAAAGGAACAACTCCCGTTGATGTAAGTGCCGTATTTTTTACCGGACTTCCTTTTGGCCGGATGTGGGTTAAGTCATGACCTACTCCACCGCGGCGTTTCATCAATTGTACCTGCTCCTGGTCAATTTTCATGATGCCGCCATAAGAGTCGGAGGCGCCGTCATTGCCAATGACAAAGCAGTTGGAAAGGGATGAAATCTGATGTTTGTTTCCGATACCGGCCATAGGACTGCCTGCCGGAATGATATATTTGAATTTGCGCAGGACTTCATAGATTTCCTCTTCCGACAGCGGATCGGGATATTTTTGTTCGATACGGGCTATCTCGCGGGCAATACGCCGGTGCATCTCGTCGGGAGTTTTTTCGTAAATATTTCCCATACTGTCTTTTAAGGCGTATTTGTTAGCCCATACACCGGCAGCAAGACTGTCGCCATCAAAATATTCAGTGGCTGCTGCTAAAACCTCATCATACGAATAAGGATGTTCTTCTTCTTCTTCTTCATGTTCTTCATGGATATTTTCCACCGTTTTCTCCGCGGCATATTCTCCTTTCAAACTCAATTTTGCAATGGTCATATTCCACTTTTTATTTCCGGCTATTTCGGTTTTCTTTCTCTCTTCAAGCACCTTGTCGTAAAACCCTTTTTCCTGCTCGGTTTTTTCAGTTTTTACGGCTGAATCATTCATCGATTCATCATCAAACTTAAAGAGTAAATCGTTTTCCATAATCGTATAATGCTATTTAAAACAAGTTTATAATTAACTAAAATTCAGACGTATAAAAGTACGCAGGGCATTTTGCGAAACTTGTGCAATGTACAATACAAATTCAAATGTCCCCTCAATAATTTATTAACAGGCCTTCGTGAATAAAAAATAAAATGCAGAATTTGAATTGCTTAAGTCGGAATAACGTGGTGAATAATCGTGAAATTTTTTTTTGGCACAATTTTATGTGTAAAAAACAGTTTTTGATCGGTTATTTTGATAAAAAAAGCTTGACGGCTACAGCCACAAGGATAACAGCCAGAATCTTCCTTAAAATGGCTTGCGGAATATGAAGAGCCAGTTTGGAACCAAAATAACCTCCGATTAAAAATGCCAGGGCAATAATCAATGCAAATTTCCAGTTTAAAGCACCGGCTTTATAATAATTGTAAGCAGCAAGTAATCCAATGGGCGGAAGCATAACCGCCAGACTGGTTCCCTGGGCCTCATATTGGTTCATGCCTAAAAGAAATATTAGTGACGGAATGATGATAATCGCTCCGCCGATGCCGATAAGACCACTAAATATGCCGGCTATTACGCCGATAAGAATAAGCAGGATTACAATGGGAAAAGTCATTTTTATCATGATTAAAAAAGGATGTTAAAAATCGAGGTTGAGCGACCAATACCATTGGGGTTTTTTGGTAACTACACCGTCTTCCACTCCCCAGGCAACATCCGTACGTAAAAAATATCCGAACAGATTAATGCGGAAACCAAATCCAAAACCTTCAACAATGGGATCGCGCTGGGTTTGTACCACAGCATGAATGGGGCCGCTGTTTACAGTATTAATAAAAAGGGCGTTCCCCTCCGAATAAGGTGATGGACCGGTCCATGCGGTACCCACATCGGCAAAAGTGATGATTTGGAAGTTGCGTAAAAGTTTGGAGCTCAATGGGGTTTCGGAGAACATCTGAAAAACCGGCATTCGCAATTCCGTATTCAGCAGCAGGAAAGAATTTCCGTTACGGATGTTTTGTGGAAATCCGCGCATATTTACCGCCAGTGCCCGGTAGGCCCAGTCTTTATTTGGATCAACGGGGGTAGTGTTGTTGTATGTTGGGTTAAGCCAGTTGTCTACGCCTCCCATAAAATAAATTAACGGATCGGTTCCGCCGCCGGTACTTCCGGCCAGCCGGGTAGCCAGGATGAATTTCCGGTAGATCCGGTAGTAATACCGGTAATCAAACCCTATTACATACAGGTTATGATTTCCTTTGGAAAGCAACTGGTTGTATTCAGCAAATATTTTCCATCGTGAACCGGAATAAAGGTTCAGCCCAAGCCGTTTGGTTCCGTCGTAAACCAGTGATGTGGTAAATCCGACCCAGTTGTCAAAGGTCGTGGGCGCATTTAATGATGTAGGATCGGTGGCATTCAACACATGCATATCGCTTCTGAAGTGAGCCATCCCGCGTAAGCTGAGATTTTCATTAAAAGGCCAGGATAAAATATAATAGAGTTCGTGCGAGTGAATTTTCTCGAGATGATAACCGTCGGACTGGGAAGTGGTATTCCGGTGGAATAAAATTTCGCGATTCAGCCGTTTTTTGTAATTGGCATAGCTGAACATATATTCATTATCGATAAAATCACTATTTAACCGGAAACCGCCAATAATCCGGTGGTCTTCCATTAAGTCACTGATTCCTAATTTGTATCCCAGGTTAATGGAAGTATTATCGTAAGGAGTGTTTTCCGTATAAGGTTGGTAAAAAGTAGCAAGATAATTGTAGTTAAACTGGGT
The sequence above is drawn from the Candidatus Sulfidibacterium hydrothermale genome and encodes:
- a CDS encoding sulfite exporter TauE/SafE family protein, yielding MTFPIVILLILIGVIAGIFSGLIGIGGAIIIIPSLIFLLGMNQYEAQGTSLAVMLPPIGLLAAYNYYKAGALNWKFALIIALAFLIGGYFGSKLALHIPQAILRKILAVILVAVAVKLFLSK
- a CDS encoding adenosylcobalamin-dependent ribonucleoside-diphosphate reductase, with product MENDLLFKFDDESMNDSAVKTEKTEQEKGFYDKVLEERKKTEIAGNKKWNMTIAKLSLKGEYAAEKTVENIHEEHEEEEEEHPYSYDEVLAAATEYFDGDSLAAGVWANKYALKDSMGNIYEKTPDEMHRRIAREIARIEQKYPDPLSEEEIYEVLRKFKYIIPAGSPMAGIGNKHQISSLSNCFVIGNDGASDSYGGIMKIDQEQVQLMKRRGGVGHDLTHIRPKGSPVKNTALTSTGVVPFMERYSNSTREVAQDGRRGALMLSIGIKHPDAEDFIDAKMEQGKVTGANISVKLDDEFMQAVKNGTTYIQQYPIDSPNPKYKKEIDAKKLWDKIVHNAWASAEPGILFWDTVIRESIPDCYADKGFKTVSTNPCGEIPLCPYDSCRLLAINLYSYVENPFTDKAYFNGDLFSKHVHIAHRMMDDIVDLEVEKVDAILAKIDADPESEEIKYTERRLWEKIREKSLQGRRTGIGITAEGDMLAALGFRYGSEDAINFSVQVHRLLALEVYSSSVNLAEKRGSFPLYDPEREKNNPFILRIKENAPNLYEKMVRVGRRNISMLTIAPTGSVSICTQTTSGIEPVFMVSYKRRRKVNPSDQNVNVSFVDEVGDAWEEFNVFHPKFETWLKINGYNVEEVKDLPDEKLQEIIKKSPYYKATSADIDWVSKVKMQGKIQKWVDHSISVTVNIPEDTPKELVSDIYLTAWESGCKGMTIYREGSRAGVLVSNEKKKEKVFKETSAPPRPKVLEADVLRFQNNYEKWVAVVGILDGRPYEIFTGKADDFYLPPSIEKGWVIKNKIKGQHSRYDFQFEDKQGYKITVEGLSRSFDKTYWNYARLISGLLRHGMPLPYVVDLVGNLNVEEDNINTWKNGVVRALKRYLQDGEKVKDNVCPECGEAALIYQDGCLTCSACGYSKCG